From the genome of Cytobacillus firmus, one region includes:
- a CDS encoding prepilin peptidase, producing the protein MLNLLIILFLFGSILGSFYNVVGLRVPENQSIVKPRSHCKHCKHTLSYLELIPILSYVFLGGKCRRCKESVSALYPAVELLTGTLFAAAPLILGWTSELIVAWTLVSLMVIIFVSDYKYMIIPNKILFLFGVILTAERILIPLSPWWDSLVGGVLGFSLLLIIAVISKGGMGGGDIKLYSVIGIALGVKLVLVSFFLATLLGAFLGGIGMLLGVVKKGKPIPFGPFIGMGTMIAYFYGNELIEWYFHSVL; encoded by the coding sequence ATGCTAAATCTCTTGATAATATTATTTTTATTTGGTTCCATACTAGGTTCCTTTTACAATGTAGTTGGCCTAAGAGTTCCTGAAAATCAATCAATAGTAAAGCCGAGGTCACATTGTAAACACTGTAAGCATACTTTATCATATTTAGAGCTTATCCCAATTCTTTCTTATGTATTTCTAGGTGGAAAATGCAGGCGCTGTAAGGAGTCAGTTTCAGCCTTATATCCGGCTGTTGAGCTTTTAACAGGTACTTTGTTTGCTGCTGCTCCATTAATTTTGGGGTGGACTTCAGAGTTGATTGTTGCCTGGACACTAGTTTCTCTTATGGTCATTATATTTGTATCTGACTATAAATATATGATCATTCCAAATAAAATTCTCTTTTTGTTTGGCGTGATCCTAACAGCAGAACGGATTCTAATTCCCCTTTCTCCATGGTGGGATAGTTTAGTTGGTGGGGTACTTGGTTTTTCACTACTTTTAATTATAGCTGTAATCAGTAAAGGCGGCATGGGTGGAGGTGATATAAAGCTATACTCAGTTATTGGTATTGCTTTAGGTGTGAAGCTTGTTTTGGTTTCGTTTTTTCTAGCAACTTTGCTTGGAGCATTTCTAGGTGGGATAGGCATGCTTTTAGGAGTTGTGAAAAAGGGAAAACCAATTCCATTCGGTCCTTTTATTGGTATGGGAACCATGATTGCTTACTTTTATGGCAATGAATTGATAGAATGGTACTTTCACTCAGTCTTATAG
- a CDS encoding M50 family metallopeptidase: protein MNKITGLITHIHIHPLLWAVIGLSVATAHFMELCMLLLIIFVHEMGHAAAASFYSWRIKKIALLPFGGVAEMDEHGNRPLKEEIIVIIAGPLQHIWMMGAGLLFYELSWLSADIFHLFIQFNLMILIFNLLPVWPLDGGKLVFLWLSLNQAFPEAHRKTLFISAAGLISFIILTLLTSPVNLNIWVILAFLVFSLYHEWKQSRFVFIRFLLERYYGKHSDFRTLKPIVVREEELVIDVLERFQRGCKHPIIVEKDGKEKGALDENELLHACFAEKVLTAKIGDLLYVY from the coding sequence TTGAATAAAATAACAGGGTTAATTACACATATTCATATTCATCCTTTGTTATGGGCCGTTATCGGACTGTCTGTTGCAACTGCTCACTTTATGGAATTATGCATGCTGCTGCTGATTATCTTTGTTCATGAAATGGGCCATGCCGCTGCTGCATCCTTCTATTCCTGGAGAATAAAAAAGATTGCCCTCCTGCCATTTGGCGGTGTAGCGGAAATGGATGAGCACGGGAACCGGCCGCTGAAAGAGGAGATTATAGTCATTATAGCAGGGCCGCTTCAGCATATATGGATGATGGGGGCGGGGCTGTTATTTTATGAGCTTTCCTGGCTTTCTGCTGATATCTTTCATCTGTTTATTCAATTTAATTTAATGATATTAATTTTTAACCTGCTCCCTGTCTGGCCATTGGATGGAGGAAAGCTTGTATTCTTATGGCTTTCTCTTAATCAGGCATTTCCGGAAGCGCACAGAAAAACACTTTTCATTTCGGCTGCGGGTCTAATCAGTTTCATTATACTAACTTTGCTGACCTCTCCGGTTAACTTGAACATTTGGGTAATCCTCGCTTTTTTGGTGTTTTCGCTATATCATGAATGGAAGCAGAGCCGGTTTGTGTTTATCCGTTTTCTTCTCGAAAGGTATTATGGGAAGCACAGCGACTTTCGGACATTGAAGCCAATCGTTGTCCGGGAAGAGGAATTGGTTATTGACGTGCTGGAAAGATTTCAGCGAGGATGCAAGCACCCCATCATTGTTGAAAAGGACGGGAAAGAAAAGGGTGCATTAGATGAAAATGAACTGCTGCATGCATGCTTTGCGGAAAAAGTGCTGACAGCAAAAATAGGGGATTTGCTTTATGTTTACTGA
- a CDS encoding sensor domain-containing diguanylate cyclase, producing the protein MLTYHFYPPDLSGQGISLFAFFILMFLVSSMPMVVNNTPIFLIQWVSMAVFLTFGLLAEMVMVQVGVLVLLIRLKVQKDQLFRLPLNSLLFFTVSLLSGLAYFAMGGKTGIDLIAEPRYFWVAAAYPVIHFTLNQILISVIQAALYGRRISFLEKDLIWETVTSLITFPIGLILYILYAEVGILALLIVGVPFVSLSTILHLYYSSEKVIDYLQKASEISHKMAEHLDVNEVMELFILKLSEMVPVDYAYILDIKDNDELHSIYRKEHELIKPNDLMPTNKNEGISGLVLETGKSVLFHSKNKWKSIAKEFLPEDAESIICVPIVRSNEILGILLLSSTKKRAYEKSQLMIVDILCSHFAIAIENARHYEETKAKSERCALTKLYNYRYIEAKLNEEFSRLHNGSRDLLSLIILDIDHFKKVNDTYGHQSGNEILCELADRLTNLIDTAGIAARYGGEEFIVLMPDTSKEDAIGWAELIRQTIANRPFILKQTIDGRSSNTKVYITASIGVAAAPDDADDSLALIRHADRALYVGAKQAGRNRVAEYVK; encoded by the coding sequence ATGCTAACCTATCATTTTTACCCTCCCGATCTTTCAGGACAGGGAATCAGTTTATTTGCCTTTTTTATTTTAATGTTTCTCGTTTCTTCCATGCCGATGGTTGTCAATAATACACCAATCTTTTTGATTCAATGGGTTTCCATGGCAGTATTCTTAACCTTTGGTCTTCTTGCTGAAATGGTTATGGTTCAGGTGGGTGTCCTGGTACTTCTTATTAGACTTAAAGTACAAAAAGACCAGTTGTTTCGTCTGCCGCTTAACTCACTTTTATTCTTTACGGTCTCTTTATTGAGCGGGCTGGCTTACTTTGCAATGGGAGGAAAAACAGGCATAGATTTGATTGCTGAACCCCGGTATTTCTGGGTTGCGGCCGCCTATCCGGTTATTCATTTTACACTAAATCAGATATTGATCAGTGTAATTCAGGCTGCCTTATACGGCAGGAGAATATCCTTTCTGGAAAAAGACCTGATTTGGGAAACGGTCACTTCACTCATAACATTCCCGATTGGCCTTATCCTTTACATTCTCTATGCTGAAGTGGGAATTCTTGCACTCCTGATTGTAGGTGTGCCATTTGTAAGTCTTTCAACCATACTTCATCTTTATTACTCAAGTGAAAAGGTGATTGATTACCTTCAAAAAGCCTCAGAAATTAGTCACAAAATGGCCGAGCATCTTGATGTTAATGAGGTTATGGAGCTTTTCATTTTGAAATTGAGCGAAATGGTTCCTGTTGATTATGCCTATATCCTTGATATCAAAGACAATGATGAACTTCACTCCATTTACCGGAAAGAGCATGAACTAATTAAGCCGAATGATCTTATGCCAACAAATAAAAATGAGGGAATCAGCGGATTGGTTTTGGAAACCGGAAAATCTGTCCTTTTTCATTCGAAAAATAAATGGAAAAGCATTGCTAAGGAATTTTTGCCTGAAGATGCTGAGAGCATCATTTGCGTTCCCATAGTCCGTAGTAATGAAATATTGGGGATTCTGCTGCTTTCATCCACGAAAAAGAGGGCATATGAAAAGTCGCAGCTCATGATTGTCGATATATTATGTTCGCATTTTGCAATAGCGATTGAGAATGCCAGGCACTATGAAGAAACAAAAGCCAAAAGCGAGCGCTGTGCGCTTACGAAACTATATAATTACCGCTATATAGAAGCGAAACTAAATGAAGAGTTCAGCAGATTGCATAATGGTTCAAGGGATCTCCTCTCTCTCATCATACTCGATATCGATCATTTTAAAAAAGTGAACGATACGTATGGGCATCAGAGCGGAAATGAAATCCTCTGTGAATTGGCTGATCGGCTGACAAATTTGATTGATACGGCTGGAATTGCTGCCCGATATGGCGGCGAGGAATTTATTGTCTTAATGCCTGATACCAGCAAGGAAGATGCAATAGGCTGGGCCGAGCTTATCAGACAGACCATTGCCAATCGACCATTTATACTCAAACAGACCATCGATGGAAGAAGCAGCAACACAAAAGTATATATAACCGCTTCTATTGGGGTAGCTGCTGCACCAGATGATGCCGATGATTCACTGGCCCTCATACGCCATGCTGACAGAGCTTTATATGTTGGAGCTAAGCAGGCTGGGAGGAATAGGGTTGCGGAATATGTGAAGTAA
- a CDS encoding Maf family protein yields the protein MQNLILASSSPRRKELLENLHLQFEVSSSDVDESFDPVLTPGEIVKELAHRKAKAVFNKHPDSYVIGSDTVVVKDGAVLGKPDSSKEAFTMLKSLSGTIHSVYTGVSIMTPEKNAITFYEKTDVVFWELTDEEINSYIGTGEPFDKAGAYGIQGIGSMLVKSISGDYFSVVGLPVSRTVRELRKAGYSLP from the coding sequence ATGCAAAACCTCATTTTAGCCTCCTCTTCCCCGCGGCGAAAAGAACTTCTTGAAAATCTTCATTTGCAATTTGAAGTCTCCAGCAGTGATGTCGATGAAAGTTTTGATCCAGTGCTGACACCAGGAGAGATCGTGAAGGAGCTTGCCCATAGAAAGGCAAAGGCTGTATTTAATAAGCACCCTGATTCATATGTAATTGGATCAGATACAGTTGTTGTTAAGGACGGCGCTGTTTTAGGAAAGCCAGACAGCAGCAAGGAAGCCTTTACTATGCTGAAAAGTCTGTCTGGAACCATTCATTCTGTTTACACAGGTGTATCTATCATGACGCCTGAAAAAAATGCCATTACATTTTATGAAAAAACTGATGTGGTGTTCTGGGAGTTAACAGATGAAGAAATTAACTCTTATATTGGCACCGGTGAACCGTTTGACAAGGCAGGGGCATATGGGATACAAGGCATTGGCAGCATGCTTGTAAAAAGTATAAGCGGAGATTATTTTTCTGTTGTCGGACTTCCTGTCTCCAGAACGGTTCGTGAACTGAGGAAAGCGGGATATTCGCTACCTTAA
- a CDS encoding rod shape-determining protein: MFGIGTRDLGIDLGTANTLVYVKGKGIVVREPSVVALQTDTKNIVAVGNDAKNMIGRTPGNIVALRPMKDGVIADYETTAVMMKYYIKQANKNKGFFSGKPYVMVCVPSGITAVEERAVVDATRQAGARDAYTIEEPFAAAIGANLPVWEPTGSMVVDIGGGTTEVAIISLGGIVTSQSIRIAGDEMDDAIINYIRKNYNLMIGDRTAETIKVEVGSAGDPEGVENMEIRGRDLLTGLPKTIEITAEEISKALNDTVYAIVDAVKNTLEKTPPELAADIMDRGIVLTGGGALLRNLDKVISEETKMPVLIAENPLDCVAIGTGKALDHIDLFKTKAKESR, translated from the coding sequence ATGTTTGGAATCGGTACTAGAGACCTTGGAATAGATTTAGGAACAGCTAATACGCTTGTCTATGTTAAAGGAAAAGGGATTGTTGTCAGAGAGCCGTCTGTAGTGGCACTGCAGACAGATACTAAAAATATTGTAGCCGTAGGTAATGACGCTAAAAATATGATCGGCCGTACTCCCGGCAATATTGTTGCGCTGCGTCCAATGAAGGATGGCGTTATTGCGGATTATGAGACCACTGCTGTCATGATGAAATATTATATTAAACAAGCCAATAAAAATAAGGGCTTCTTCTCAGGGAAGCCGTATGTAATGGTTTGCGTACCATCAGGTATTACAGCCGTTGAAGAGCGCGCTGTTGTGGATGCAACCCGCCAGGCAGGCGCCCGTGATGCTTATACCATCGAAGAGCCGTTCGCCGCAGCAATCGGAGCTAATCTGCCTGTTTGGGAACCTACAGGAAGCATGGTAGTTGATATTGGTGGGGGAACTACTGAAGTAGCGATCATTTCCCTGGGCGGAATTGTTACAAGCCAATCGATCCGCATTGCCGGTGATGAAATGGATGATGCGATTATTAATTATATCCGCAAAAATTACAACCTGATGATTGGTGATCGTACAGCAGAAACAATAAAAGTGGAGGTAGGCTCTGCCGGAGATCCGGAAGGCGTCGAAAACATGGAAATTCGCGGACGCGATCTGTTGACAGGCTTGCCTAAAACAATTGAAATTACTGCAGAAGAAATCTCAAAAGCATTGAATGATACAGTATATGCGATTGTGGATGCAGTAAAAAATACTCTTGAAAAAACACCTCCTGAACTGGCAGCAGATATTATGGACCGGGGTATTGTCCTGACTGGAGGAGGAGCGCTTCTTCGAAATCTGGACAAGGTGATCAGTGAAGAAACCAAAATGCCTGTCCTAATTGCAGAAAATCCATTGGACTGTGTTGCTATTGGAACCGGAAAAGCTCTTGACCATATCGATTTATTCAAAACAAAAGCTAAAGAATCCAGATAA
- the mreD gene encoding rod shape-determining protein MreD, producing the protein MRRFLLPLILLALFIGESIFVQVTPHDLLGSGKIAVPRFLMAALLFLTIFGSKKHGILYGLLFGLLFDIVYVEIIGIYLFLFPVIAFITTKLMRILQTNIAMASIIVLLGITLLEAGVYQMNLLIHHTDMEFAVFLSSRLLPTLILNAIFIILAVYPFKRLSEKFADSLNE; encoded by the coding sequence GTGAGAAGATTCCTTCTTCCTCTCATTCTCCTGGCCTTATTTATTGGGGAAAGCATATTTGTTCAAGTAACTCCGCATGATTTATTAGGCAGCGGAAAAATAGCAGTTCCCCGTTTTCTGATGGCTGCATTGCTTTTTTTGACTATTTTTGGCTCAAAAAAGCACGGAATTCTTTACGGCCTATTATTCGGGCTGCTTTTTGATATTGTGTATGTTGAAATTATCGGCATTTATTTGTTTCTATTTCCGGTCATTGCTTTTATTACAACCAAACTAATGAGAATTCTTCAGACGAATATAGCGATGGCTTCTATAATTGTTCTTTTGGGCATCACCCTTCTTGAGGCAGGTGTTTACCAGATGAACTTACTAATTCACCATACAGATATGGAATTTGCAGTCTTTCTTTCGTCCCGTCTCCTGCCTACTTTGATATTGAATGCCATTTTTATTATATTAGCTGTCTACCCATTTAAAAGACTTTCTGAAAAATTTGCAGACAGCTTAAACGAATAA
- a CDS encoding M23 family metallopeptidase, which yields MNSRADEIRKRIERRKKDKERFSKKKDSTVLWTEDEERYGFNKLPSYESKLEEGNHPLFRKELFLFKLLASACIFLFAAILFKNQAATFDPARDFVKTAMEKDFQFAAVSGWYEEQFGKPLALLPFSDGKSEEKNVKENSEYALPASAKILEEFDDNGQRITIETGKEASIEAMSEGLVRFAGKKDGFGNTVIIQHGDKSESWYGNLAEINVNLYQYVEKGTGIGTAGDAGDAEKGSFYFAIKKDDDFIDPIQVIPFE from the coding sequence ATGAATTCAAGAGCGGATGAAATACGCAAGAGAATCGAGCGGAGAAAAAAGGACAAAGAGAGATTCTCCAAAAAGAAAGATTCAACGGTTCTTTGGACAGAAGATGAAGAGCGGTACGGCTTTAATAAGCTGCCCTCATACGAAAGCAAGCTTGAAGAGGGAAACCACCCTTTATTTCGCAAGGAACTATTTCTTTTCAAATTGCTTGCTTCTGCCTGTATTTTTTTATTCGCTGCCATACTTTTTAAAAACCAGGCAGCGACTTTTGATCCTGCAAGAGATTTTGTAAAAACAGCAATGGAGAAAGATTTTCAATTCGCCGCAGTTTCCGGCTGGTATGAAGAACAATTTGGTAAACCGCTGGCCCTGCTGCCATTTTCAGATGGCAAAAGTGAAGAGAAGAACGTTAAAGAAAACAGCGAATATGCATTGCCCGCTTCTGCAAAAATCCTGGAAGAATTTGATGATAATGGACAGAGAATAACAATCGAAACAGGAAAGGAAGCTTCCATTGAAGCAATGAGTGAAGGGCTTGTGCGGTTTGCTGGAAAGAAGGATGGTTTTGGAAATACGGTCATTATTCAGCATGGTGATAAAAGTGAGTCCTGGTATGGCAATTTGGCTGAAATTAATGTGAATTTATATCAATACGTCGAAAAAGGAACAGGTATTGGTACAGCGGGTGACGCCGGTGATGCTGAAAAAGGCTCTTTTTATTTCGCGATTAAAAAAGATGATGATTTTATAGATCCGATCCAGGTGATCCCATTTGAATAA
- the mreC gene encoding rod shape-determining protein MreC: MPQFFLNKRLIILLVSIIILVALIGFSLKDRENLTWPEQFLKDTTGFIQNAVSSPVNYVAGFFENVEDLQNTYKENKDLKKRLDELARLESEVQRLKKDNTELREILDKKDSLSEFEPKQATVIGRNPDRWHELLIINKGKNAGIEPNMAVITSKGLIGKVKSSNTFTSTVQLLSSMDPTNRISAKIQAGENNFFGLIEGYDDDKGLLLLKKIPYDAKVEKGQNVITSGLGGVFPESLPIGKVVDVVPDEFGLTQTAYVKPGADFYDIGHVMVVKRGASQPELMEMVDEKEEEL; the protein is encoded by the coding sequence ATGCCACAGTTCTTTCTGAACAAACGCCTGATTATTTTGCTTGTCAGCATTATTATTCTCGTGGCATTGATTGGATTTTCTTTAAAGGATAGAGAAAATTTGACCTGGCCTGAACAATTTTTAAAAGATACTACCGGGTTTATACAAAATGCTGTTTCCAGCCCTGTGAATTATGTGGCGGGATTCTTTGAAAATGTCGAAGACTTGCAAAATACATACAAAGAAAATAAAGATCTGAAAAAAAGGCTGGATGAACTTGCAAGACTTGAGTCTGAGGTTCAGAGGCTGAAAAAGGATAATACGGAACTTCGAGAAATTTTGGATAAGAAGGATTCTTTAAGTGAATTTGAACCAAAGCAGGCAACAGTAATAGGAAGAAATCCTGACAGATGGCATGAGCTGCTTATTATAAATAAGGGGAAAAATGCCGGAATTGAACCGAATATGGCGGTCATTACTTCAAAAGGCCTGATTGGCAAAGTAAAAAGCAGCAATACATTTACTTCAACCGTCCAGCTTCTTAGTTCAATGGATCCGACCAATCGCATCTCAGCTAAGATTCAGGCAGGCGAGAATAACTTTTTCGGTCTGATTGAAGGCTATGATGATGATAAGGGTCTTCTTTTGCTTAAGAAGATTCCTTATGATGCGAAGGTTGAAAAGGGTCAAAACGTTATTACATCAGGTCTGGGCGGTGTTTTCCCTGAGAGCCTTCCGATTGGGAAGGTTGTAGATGTTGTTCCAGATGAATTTGGTCTGACTCAAACCGCATATGTTAAGCCAGGAGCAGACTTCTATGATATCGGACATGTAATGGTCGTTAAAAGAGGGGCATCCCAGCCTGAACTAATGGAAATGGTTGATGAGAAGGAGGAGGAACTGTGA
- the radC gene encoding RadC family protein translates to MQTDSLLIKDFPQDERPRERFVQNGPESLSNHELIAILLRTGTKDESVLQLANRLLTHFEGLRLLKDASLDEITAIKGIGSAKAIQVLAAVEIGRRISKLTYDDRYIIRSPEDGANYVMHEMRFLSQEHFVCLYLNTKNQVLHKQTIFIGSLNASIVHPREVFKEAFRRSAASIICIHNHPSGDPTPSREDIEVTKRLAESGKIIGIDVLDHLIIGENKFVSLKEKGYL, encoded by the coding sequence ATGCAAACAGATTCTCTTTTAATTAAAGATTTTCCTCAGGATGAGCGCCCTCGTGAGCGCTTTGTCCAAAATGGTCCAGAGAGCTTGTCCAATCACGAACTGATAGCAATATTACTCAGAACAGGCACGAAAGATGAATCAGTTCTGCAATTAGCGAATAGGCTTCTTACCCATTTTGAAGGACTTCGGCTGTTAAAGGATGCATCCCTGGATGAAATAACGGCCATTAAAGGAATAGGATCGGCAAAGGCAATTCAGGTGCTGGCAGCAGTTGAAATTGGCCGGAGAATTTCAAAACTCACATATGATGACAGATATATTATCCGTTCGCCTGAGGATGGGGCAAATTATGTCATGCATGAAATGCGATTTTTGTCTCAGGAGCATTTTGTATGCCTTTATTTAAATACAAAAAATCAGGTGCTTCATAAGCAGACTATTTTTATTGGGAGCCTGAACGCTTCAATTGTTCATCCCAGAGAGGTCTTTAAGGAGGCATTTCGCAGGTCGGCTGCTTCCATCATCTGCATTCATAATCATCCGAGCGGCGATCCGACTCCAAGCAGGGAAGACATTGAAGTAACCAAAAGACTAGCAGAGTCCGGAAAAATAATCGGCATCGATGTGCTGGACCATCTGATCATCGGTGAAAATAAATTTGTCAGTTTAAAGGAAAAAGGGTATTTATAA
- the minC gene encoding septum site-determining protein MinC, whose amino-acid sequence MKKNQNVTIKGTKDGLTLHLDDSCSYGELKKELDRKLSENSRSVEDRLLSVRVQVGNRYLTEEQQEELKELIRQKKNLIVESISSNVITKEEAEKQKEENEIVSVAKVIRSGQVLETPGDLLLIGDVNPGGTVMAGGNIFVMGALKGIAHAGCHGNNEAVVVASLMKPSQLRISNCINRAPDNDQEEEKREMECAYIDENDQITVDRLQVLMHLRPNITRLQGGS is encoded by the coding sequence ATGAAAAAAAACCAAAACGTTACAATAAAAGGCACGAAAGATGGACTGACTTTGCATCTTGATGATTCCTGCTCTTATGGAGAGCTGAAGAAAGAGCTTGATAGAAAGCTTTCAGAAAACTCCAGATCTGTTGAAGACCGGCTTCTTTCCGTTAGGGTACAAGTCGGCAACCGTTATCTCACAGAAGAGCAGCAGGAAGAATTAAAGGAGTTAATCAGGCAAAAGAAGAACCTGATCGTCGAGTCTATAAGCTCCAATGTCATTACCAAAGAAGAAGCTGAAAAACAGAAGGAAGAAAACGAAATTGTATCTGTTGCGAAGGTAATTCGTTCGGGGCAGGTTCTCGAAACTCCTGGAGATTTGCTTCTTATCGGAGACGTAAATCCAGGAGGCACTGTTATGGCAGGAGGAAACATCTTTGTTATGGGTGCTCTAAAAGGCATAGCCCATGCCGGTTGCCATGGAAATAATGAAGCCGTGGTGGTAGCTTCGCTTATGAAGCCGTCCCAGTTAAGAATCAGCAATTGTATTAACCGTGCACCTGACAATGATCAGGAGGAAGAAAAACGGGAAATGGAATGTGCTTATATTGATGAAAATGATCAAATTACAGTAGATAGATTACAAGTTTTGATGCATCTAAGACCTAATATAACTAGATTGCAAGGGGGAAGCTAG
- the minD gene encoding septum site-determining protein MinD, whose protein sequence is MGEAIVITSGKGGVGKTTTSANVGTALALQGKRVCLVDTDIGLRNLDVVMGLENRIIYDLVDVVEGRCKIHQAVVKDKRFEDLLYLLPAAQTSDKTAVTPEQMKKLVDELKQDYDYIVIDCPAGIEQGYKNAVAGADKAIVVTTPEVSAVRDADRIIGLLEKEENVEAPKLIINRIRSHMMKNGDMLDVDEITAHLSIDLIGIVADDDEVIKASNHGEPIALNPNSKASVSYRNIARRILGEAVPLQPLEEENKGVFSKLKKFFGVK, encoded by the coding sequence ATGGGAGAAGCGATTGTCATTACGTCCGGAAAAGGCGGAGTCGGGAAAACGACTACTTCCGCAAATGTAGGTACTGCTCTGGCCCTTCAGGGAAAAAGAGTGTGCCTGGTGGATACAGACATTGGCCTTCGAAATCTTGATGTGGTAATGGGGCTTGAAAACCGCATTATTTATGATCTGGTCGATGTAGTGGAAGGCCGGTGCAAAATACATCAGGCTGTGGTTAAAGACAAACGGTTTGAAGATCTGCTGTATTTGCTTCCTGCTGCTCAAACAAGTGATAAGACGGCTGTTACACCCGAACAGATGAAAAAGCTGGTTGATGAATTAAAGCAGGATTATGACTATATTGTCATAGACTGCCCTGCCGGAATTGAGCAGGGGTACAAAAATGCGGTTGCTGGTGCAGATAAAGCAATTGTTGTAACCACTCCGGAAGTTTCAGCTGTACGTGATGCCGACCGGATTATCGGCTTGCTTGAAAAAGAAGAAAATGTAGAGGCTCCTAAACTGATAATAAATAGAATTAGAAGCCATATGATGAAAAATGGCGACATGCTTGATGTTGATGAAATAACTGCGCATTTGTCGATTGATTTAATCGGAATTGTGGCAGATGATGATGAAGTAATCAAGGCATCGAATCATGGTGAGCCTATTGCTTTAAACCCTAACAGCAAAGCTTCGGTTTCCTACCGTAATATCGCCCGCAGAATTCTTGGCGAAGCTGTACCCCTTCAGCCTCTGGAAGAAGAGAATAAGGGTGTATTTTCAAAACTGAAAAAGTTTTTTGGAGTAAAATAA